The sequence CACCGTCGGGGGCAGCCACGAGAAGAACCAGTGCGTCTCCAGCCTGGTCTTGACGAAGTCGCTGTCGCCGCCCAGGACGACGCCGCCCAGCTCGACCGCGATCAGGTGAAAGCTGCCCCGGGTGGGATCGAGGGGGTTGTCCCGCCGCTCCAGGCTCAGCTCGGGCTCGATGGAGGACAGGAGCTCGCGGCCGCGCTCGACGTCCTCCTCGAGGAGGGTCGGCTCGATGTTGAAGCGATCCACCTGCGCCAGCTCGTAACGCGCGCTGATCCGCAGGCCGGGTAGCAGCTCGTTGAGCTCCCGGCTGGCCTCGAGGCCGGTGCCCACTCGCTGGAAGTCGTAGCCGATCTCGGTCCGGTGCTCGTAGAAGACGTCGGCCTCCCCCCGCCAGAGCGTGTCGAAGATCCGGGGCACACCATAGGCGAGGTCGCCCCGCTCGCCTCGTTCGCTGGCCTGCAAGCGCAGCCTCAGGCTGTGGGCGATTCCGAAGAGGTTGTCGTGACCGCCCTCCACGAATCCCCGCAGCCCCTCATAGGTGGCGTAGCCGGCGCCGAACCCGACGTGCCACGGCTTGCCTTCGCGCACGGTAACGTGGACGTCCGCGTAGGGCACGGGCGGAGGCCTGAGCGGCTCGACGTCCACGCGCTCGAAGACCCCCAACCCACCCAACCGGCGCTGGGCCCGCACGAGGTCCTCCGGGTTGAAGGGGTCGCCCTCACGAAACGGCAATTCTCGCACTACGACGGACTCCTTCGTGCGGGTGAGGCCACTGAGAAGGATGCGACCGATCCGCGTCTGCGGGCCTTCGTCGATCCGATAGACGACGTCCTGGACGTCGTCGCGGCGCGTGGCCTCCACCGCGACCCGGGTGTTGAGGAACCCGCGCCGGGCATAGCGGCGCTCCAGCACGCGCCGCCCCTCCTCGGCAGTGGCGGCGCTCCATGGTTGCCCGGGCTCGAGCGGGATCTCCGAGCTGAGCTCCTGGGCGGAGAAGATCCGGGCGCCGTCGATGACGACGGCGCCGACCCGCACGCGCGGGCCCTCCTCGACCGGGATGGTGATCCGAACCCGAGACCGATCCTCGGAGAAGCTCATCCGGGCCGGACCGACCTTGGCGTCGGGAAATCCCCGGGAGCGGAGGAAGGTCTGGATCGCCTGCACGTCGCGCTCGAGGGCTTCGGCCCGGTAGCGGCCCCGGTGGATCAGCCGGGGAGGCCGCGTCTGCATCTGGGCCAGGAGGCGATCCGGCGGCTCGGTCGTCTGGCCCTCGATCTCGACGGACTCGACTACGACCCGCGGTCCCTCGACGATGTCGAAGCGGATCACCCGCCCCCGGTCTTTCTCGCGCACGGACGGCGTCACGGTGACGAAGTGATAGCCCGCCTCACGGTAGGCGGCCTCGAGCTGGCGGGCGCTGGCCCGCAGCTCCGGCTCGTCGACCGTCCCCGTGTGCGGGAAGGTCAACCGCTCCCGCAGGCGCTTTTCGTCCAGGGCGGTGGCGCCGGCGAATTCCACGCGGAAGTGCGAACCGGCCTCGGCGTGAACGACGAGATCGACCCGGTTCGTGCCGGCGTCCCAGCGCGGTGGCTCCGCCGACACCCGCGCCTCGAAGAAGCCTGCCTGCCGAAGCCGCGCTTCCGCGGCCTGCAGACCATCGCGCAACGCCTCGTCGCGATAGGGCCGACCCTCCCGCAGCCCGAGGGCCGCCCGGACCAACTCGGCCACGGTGGGCGGCTCCGCGGTGAGCTGGACGCTGCCGATCCGGGCCCGGTCTCCGGCCGCCACGACGAAGGTCACGTCGTGCGCGTTGGTCACGGAATCGGGCCGCGTCTGTACCTCGACCCGGGCGGCGCGGAAGCCTTCGCGTCGGAGTCGGGCCAAGATGGCCTCCCGCGCCTGTTCCAATCGCCCGGGCTCGGCGCTTCCTCCCGGCGCCAGCCCGGCGGCCTCCACCAGGTCGACGTCGGCCAGGCCCAGGTCGCCCCGAAAGGTTACGCTTCCCAGATGGGGCCGCCGCTCCAGGTAGAAGACGAGCCGGACTCCGCCAGCCTCGGGCCGCTCTTCCACGCGGACCACGGAGAACAGCCCCAGCGCCCACAGACGGTCGAGCGTCTCACGAATCAGGAACTGCTGCCGTGGCCGACCGGTAAGGGCGCCGATCGCCTCCCGTACCTCGCGCTCCGGCAGCCCGTGGGGGGAGACCAGCTCGACGCCGACGACCAGCGGCGGCGCGGCCGCCGCCGGCGGCGCCGCGTCGGCGAGGGCCAGTGGCCAGATCCCGAGCACACCGAGGATGGCGCCAAGGGCCCGCCTCATCGGAACCGGAACCGGATCAGCACGTCGCCTCCGAAGCCGCCGCGGAAGTCCTGCTCGCCGGCGACCCGCAGGGGCCCGAAGACCTGGTACTCGACGCGCAGTCTCCGCTCGTCGGTCGTGCTCAGGCCTTGCGAATAGACCATCAGCATCTGCGGGGTGAGCTGCTTGCCGACCTTCACGGTCCGATCGCCGGTCTCGGATGTCTCGACCTCGAACACGTCGACCCCGCCCCGGCCGGGCTGGACGCCGAAGAGGTCCTGAATCAAGAAGCCGGCCACCTCGCCGGCGAAGGCGCCGGCGCCGGCCTGGCCCATCTGGGCCCGGGTGGCGCCGAACGCGACGAGGCTCAACACGTCCTCGTCGGGCAGGGACGGCGAGGACGTGAACTCGATTCGGAGATCGTCGCTGCGCCCCGTCAGCTGCATGGTGACGTCGTAGTCCTTGATGCGGGCCGTGC is a genomic window of Candidatus Methylomirabilota bacterium containing:
- the bamA gene encoding outer membrane protein assembly factor BamA; the encoded protein is MRRALGAILGVLGIWPLALADAAPPAAAAPPLVVGVELVSPHGLPEREVREAIGALTGRPRQQFLIRETLDRLWALGLFSVVRVEERPEAGGVRLVFYLERRPHLGSVTFRGDLGLADVDLVEAAGLAPGGSAEPGRLEQAREAILARLRREGFRAARVEVQTRPDSVTNAHDVTFVVAAGDRARIGSVQLTAEPPTVAELVRAALGLREGRPYRDEALRDGLQAAEARLRQAGFFEARVSAEPPRWDAGTNRVDLVVHAEAGSHFRVEFAGATALDEKRLRERLTFPHTGTVDEPELRASARQLEAAYREAGYHFVTVTPSVREKDRGRVIRFDIVEGPRVVVESVEIEGQTTEPPDRLLAQMQTRPPRLIHRGRYRAEALERDVQAIQTFLRSRGFPDAKVGPARMSFSEDRSRVRITIPVEEGPRVRVGAVVIDGARIFSAQELSSEIPLEPGQPWSAATAEEGRRVLERRYARRGFLNTRVAVEATRRDDVQDVVYRIDEGPQTRIGRILLSGLTRTKESVVVRELPFREGDPFNPEDLVRAQRRLGGLGVFERVDVEPLRPPPVPYADVHVTVREGKPWHVGFGAGYATYEGLRGFVEGGHDNLFGIAHSLRLRLQASERGERGDLAYGVPRIFDTLWRGEADVFYEHRTEIGYDFQRVGTGLEASRELNELLPGLRISARYELAQVDRFNIEPTLLEEDVERGRELLSSIEPELSLERRDNPLDPTRGSFHLIAVELGGVVLGGDSDFVKTRLETHWFFSWLPPTVVVLSGRLGVATPLRNTTSLPIEERFFAGGSGTVRGYRERRLGPRDNRGNPAGGNGLAVFNAEWRFPIWRWLGGTVFFDTGTVTDSAADLSVGALVAGVGGGLRLVTPVGPIRLDVGYPLDRIHDEEQTIRFYLTVGHPF